A segment of the Salvelinus sp. IW2-2015 linkage group LG23, ASM291031v2, whole genome shotgun sequence genome:
TTGCTTGCTCTTCttcaattaaataacattttacacCCTTAACTCGCTAGCAACAATGGCAATGCATGGCTGGAAAATACACGTTGACTAGCCTAGGAGACAAGCATTGTCTGCAAGCATTAAATTGAAGGGAAAATTTGCTATATTTCCAATAAGGGTTTATGTGGTTGGGGGATATATAAATGAACCGACCTTGTTGGGCTTCTACACGCCAGAATAACAAACAATACATCCGAATCACTTTCTTCAGTCGTGGAACACAAACAGTCTTGAGCCTCTTGTTAATGTACGCATTGAATTCTGGTAGTTGTAGTGAGAGCGGGGTGTGTCCTGGGGTCCAAAGAGGATCTAGAGTATATATTGAGcggctttgcctcttcctctctgatttatCTTTTACCGGTAGTTCTAGATTGCTAAAGACCATTTATACCCCCCAAATTCATTCAAAGAGGATGCTCAATCTAGAATCATTTTGCCAACAAAACATTTAGTAAATAGTTTCCTGACTGACAATATATTTCCTTTGACATTGTCACACTTACATGGCTAATATAGCTCAATTGAATTGTTAGTACTGGAATATGTCATGCTCTATATAGCTTCAGTTACACCCTCcgtcaataatatatatatatatatatatacacgcacatatacacccacacaccgagtgcacaaaacattaggagcacctgctttttccattacagactgaccaggtgaacactAGAATcccttcttcttctgtgggttttatggcagactacaaACCAAAAGCATGTATTGCTGCCACCAACTAGATGGGTTTAAATCAAAACAAGGTAAAAAGAAAACCGATACGTGATATGGAAACTAACTTAATCCacccaaataaaaatgtacattgaCAAAACAAAACTCCCATTTCATCCTTATTTCAATTCTCCATATCTCCCTTCTCAGTTTCTAGAGTACGGCTTGTGAAAATATTCCATGTAACTCCTTTGCTGAGAAATCTTTCGGCCCCAGGAACCYCTCTGCCTCTTCCACAATGATTTCTATCTTCCTGgaccttctctccaccttggcagtgccatttatcaccatagctataaagacaacaaagtccaccttcttaaccTTTAAAAAGTCAGGATCCTGCTGGTGAAAGTCAACCCCTGCAGCCAGCAGTGAAGGCCTATCCACCACCATGGACTCTTCAAgtgcatcattcacaccctcaaACCCTTATAACAGCAGCTGCATATGATATGCTCTGGACAGCCCTGACTTTGGCCACCTCATTCTCTTTCACCCTTGTGGGGCATTTGAAAGATGTGGCTTCatggttcccaccacaattgcaaagTCACATTTTCATCACTTTTATAACACATATGATCTTTTCCACAACTTGTACATCTCGGCTTCTCCCTTCTGCAAACACTTGCCACATGACCAAAAACTTTAAAATGATCACACTGCATTGGTCTTGGGATAAATGCTCTAACTCTGTAGTTAATATACCCTAACTGCACTTGAYTAGGGAGAGACTCCATatcaaaaaacaaaagaacagatAGGTTTAACTTTTTCTTTATTCACCACACAATTCATCCGACgtacatcaatcactccaggaatattttttctctcttcaaAATCTACTTCTCACAAGACGCCAGACATAATCCCCTTGAGGGGTGCCTTGTTcctaagagacacacacaacacttcaaACTTATCAAATTGGGTGAGAGACGCAGCACACGTTTCTTCTGATCcgcagaaacacaaactaatcaaAACCAAAACTCTTGATCCTCACAGCCTTATCTCTACCCACTCTCTCCACCAGTTTGGATATCTCAAATGGATTCAAGCTTGGTAATTCGATCAGCTGCTCCTCATTTACAAACCGTACTACTACAATATATGAAGTAACATTCTCACTgtactctactttgctccgttttccTTTCTTTTGGACAATTTTCCAATTCTCCTTGATTCTAGGCCATTAGATTCAGAATCCACTTCATCATCCGCGTCCGCCATCTTtacagctatgatcccttatcgatggcacctgttaaattcacttcaaatcagtgtagatgaaggggaggagactggttaaaggatttttagcacgagacaattgagacatggattgttcctaagggctgcaggtagcctagtggttaagcacattgggccagtaaccgaaaagtcacTGTTTTGaaaccccgagctgactaggtgaaaaatctgtcgatgtgctcttgagcaaggcacttatccctaattgctcctgtaagtcgcactggataagagcgtctgccaaaTGTATACaattgtgtatgtctgccattcagagggtgaagacaAAAggtgtgcctttgaacagaggatggtagtagatgccaggagcactggtttgagtgtgaacacgtcccgtgtggctcagttggtagagcatggcgcttgcaacgccagggttgtgggttcattccccacggggggaccaggatgaatatgtatgaactttccaatttgtaagtcgctctggataagagcgtctgctaaatgacttaaaatgtaaaaaaaaaatgaagaactgcagcgctgctagggttttcacactcaacagtttcctgtgtgtatcaggaatggtccaccacccaaaggacacccagtcaacttgacacaactgtgggaagtattggagtcaacatgggccagcatcactgtggaagcttgacaccttgtagtccatgtgtaacagtttaactttacgtccgtcccctcgccctggGCGcgaacctctgcacacatcaacaacagtcacccacgaagcgtcgttacccatcgctccacaaaggccgcggctcttgcagagcaaggggaaccactacttcaaggtctcaaagcgagtgacgtaaccgattgaaacgctattagcgcgcaccacctctaactagctagccatttcacatccgttacactcacccccctttcaacctcatccttttccgcagcaaccagtgatccgggtcaacagcatcaatgtaacagtttaactttacgtccgtccactcgcgaaccagggaccctctgcacacatcaacaacagtcacccacgaagcatcattaccaatcactccacaaaagccgcggcccttgcagagcaaggtgaaccacttcttcaaggtttcagagcaagtgacgtcacctaTTTAAAAGGCTGCGAGCGCGCACCACctctacctagctagccatttcacatcggttacacatgccctgacaaattgaggctgttctgaggacaaaaggggtgcaactcaatattaggaaggtcttCCTAACATTTTGTACACAGATATTTATATATAAGTGTAAAGCACCTTGCACATAATTATATAATACTTTATCATACATAGTGTACGcacaatgtttaaaaataaaaacatattttctgaTACAAAATTAGTTCAAGACATTTTAATGGTTGTCATTTCTACTGTACATTGTATTTTATGCTGACATTGCAGTATTACAAAAAAAATCCCACATATATTATGGAAGAGggataaaacaagaaaatgaaaaacatgattGCATCATTTATTGAAAACATTGAGAATAAACAGTACACAACTATTCTCAAATGCAGGACAACAAATGTGTACTATTTCAACATCACTATGAAATGTTTTGCAAAAAGTAAGCATCATGTTTCATGTAGCAAAAGCATAGGGACAATATATGCTTTCTCAGAGATGCATAGCAATTGCTGGGACTGATTTATATTGCAAGAAGTTTATCATGCTTGATGGCATTTCCAAATGGTCAATGGACTGGATTCTGTTGATCTTCCTGAGGTATGCTCGGATGGCAAGTCGGCACTGTGATACAAGGGACTTGGGAAAACCTAGCAAAAATAACAATTGAATTTGAGTTAGAgttaaaaaatacttttaaaaaacatacaCAGATTCAATAGTCTATTCAAATAGTCAAATGCTGCTCTGTCAGCAAAGCAGTTCAGTACTGTATTGTCAAGTAGcaattcaacaaacaaaaaaaacagagatgcttgtttaaTGTCAATAAAAACATTACCAGAAATCAATAGAATACCAAGGTCATCAACAGCATAACTCCTGCATTACCTCTTTCTTGCAGCAGCAGCTCCACCGCCTCATTCTGCTTTGTGGACTTTTCTATGATGAGAGTGGGGAGGTAGACATTTGCACCAAAGTCAATCAAAAGTTGGATGTACTCCACCCCACAGCCATGTCTGAGGCACATTTCAAGCACGGTCTTAGGCTGCTTGATTTTACTCAGTAGTTTTGCATCTGTGCAGTTGTAATTTGGATCAGCCCCATAGAGAAGTAATACTTTAAAGCAGTCTAAGTGTCCATACACAGCAGACAGATAGAGGGGACCACTAGAAACACTGGCACTTGATGTAAACAGCAAGACTTTGGATCTGGAGTTGACCTCAGCACCATGTTTAAGAAGTTGCTTCAAAATCTCAACATCCCCTTCCCTGGCTGCAGTCAGGACCGGAGAGCAGTTGTTATACAAGCTGCCATTGGGGTTAGCACCTGCCCTGAGGAGGGCTAAAACACAGTTGAAGTATTTCCCACAGACAGCTGTGAAAAGTGGGGTCTGAGCCTTCACGTCTAGACAGTCCACCTCTGCTCCGTGGGCCAGCAGAACCTGCAGACACCTGAGATGACCTTTAGATGCAGCCATTCGTAAAGGTGTTCTTGGGATACCCCAGCCGCTCCTACAGTTGATGAACTTTCTGTACTTTTCTTGAGAGAGCAGTTCATCAAGGAGTCTGTCATCATTGTTGGACACTGCCTGATGGAGCAGTTGACCTTCACCGTTGTCTTTTTCTTctagaatttttttaaactggATCATAGAAATCTGTTTTCGAAACAAGAAAGAAAAACACCATAATAAAAGCAATAATATCCATAATACACACACTGTTGGTTATACAAAATGATGAGCYTCAACTAGTTATACTGGTACCATTTATTTGTTGTTAAAAGGCtgttgatagctagctaacattacctagctaacgttagctatttttCTATGACGAAGGATACGGCAGACATTTGCACCAAAGGGaatctagctagttaacgttatgtACAACAATAGATGGTATAATCTTTGACAATAACTAAAGATTAGTATGTTTTCTAGCAAATAACTATAAACACGAACTGCTGAAGAAGCTAACCTTAGTTAGTTGACTTCCTGACTAACAATCCATATCCGATTATTTCTGTGAGCACAGAGATCATTTTAAGCCAAACACgaaccctttccctaaccttattatcctaacctgctacgttaattatcctaacctgctgcgtaaattatTCTAACCTACTACGAAAAAGTaacttccggtcgtagctgtcTTCCACCTAGTCAGAACGGtgtccactagttaccacagccacaaagtcaaaattgtctacattgtcaaaattcatgaaaacaaaaaaaatatttttggtattaaTTTAagattaggtttaaaatcacattttaaaagaGGCCAGTCAAAACCGTTCATCACCAAGCGTTGCTAGCTTACTAGCTAAGTtggctaagttagctagctaactaatacaTACCTATGCTAATCGATGCGGCtgtgttatctagctagctagggaCAAGTCAACAACACAGAGAAACTCATATTGTCTTTGTCAATACTTGCAAGACGAGCCAATTTTCAAACAGTGACATGACTATATAACGGGCAAACA
Coding sequences within it:
- the asb12a gene encoding ankyrin repeat and SOCS box protein 12, whose translation is MIQFKKILEEKDNGEGQLLHQAVSNNDDRLLDELLSQEKYRKFINCRSGWGIPRTPLRMAASKGHLRCLQVLLAHGAEVDCLDVKAQTPLFTAVCGKYFNCVLALLRAGANPNGSLYNNCSPVLTAAREGDVEILKQLLKHGAEVNSRSKVLLFTSSASVSSGPLYLSAVYGHLDCFKVLLLYGADPNYNCTDAKLLSKIKQPKTVLEMCLRHGCGVEYIQLLIDFGANVYLPTLIIEKSTKQNEAVELLLQERGFPKSLVSQCRLAIRAYLRKINRIQSIDHLEMPSSMINFLQYKSVPAIAMHL